The Microbacterium sp. Nx66 genome contains a region encoding:
- a CDS encoding phytoene/squalene synthase family protein: MTATPSEPRDDAALRRFSRTAEIATSDVIRTYSTSFGLATRLLGRRHRQHVRNIYAMVRIADEIVDGVAAEAGLDAGAQAAALDSYITETHRSMRTGYSSDLILHAFARTARECGIGEDLTQPFFDSMRADIAGPSGFTAYDADAHAAYVYGSAEVVGLMCLRVFLRDATRTPAELDILDRGARRLGAAFQNVNFLRDLADDTDRLQRGYLGGTEPLTDADRDTWVDTVHRQLADARAAIPLLPKDARAAVRSALALFAALTHRVARTPAAELYRRRVRVPDPIKALLAARAVLVTALERDR, encoded by the coding sequence ATGACCGCGACCCCTTCCGAGCCCCGCGACGACGCGGCGCTGCGACGCTTCAGCCGGACTGCCGAGATCGCGACATCCGACGTCATCCGCACCTACTCGACGTCGTTCGGACTGGCGACGCGTCTTCTCGGGCGACGCCATCGCCAGCACGTGCGCAACATCTACGCCATGGTGCGCATCGCGGACGAGATCGTCGACGGCGTCGCCGCCGAGGCCGGACTCGATGCGGGTGCACAGGCCGCGGCCCTGGACTCCTACATCACGGAGACCCATCGCTCCATGCGGACCGGCTACAGCAGCGATCTCATCCTGCACGCGTTCGCGCGAACGGCGCGCGAGTGTGGGATCGGCGAAGACCTCACCCAGCCGTTCTTCGACTCGATGAGGGCCGACATCGCCGGCCCGTCCGGCTTCACGGCCTATGACGCCGACGCACACGCCGCGTACGTCTACGGCTCGGCGGAGGTCGTCGGCCTGATGTGCCTGCGGGTCTTCCTGCGCGACGCCACGCGGACGCCGGCGGAGCTCGACATCCTCGACCGCGGAGCGCGTCGGCTGGGCGCCGCGTTCCAGAACGTGAACTTCCTCCGTGACCTCGCCGACGACACCGACCGCCTGCAGCGCGGCTACCTCGGCGGCACGGAACCTCTCACCGACGCCGACCGCGACACCTGGGTCGACACCGTCCACCGTCAGCTCGCCGACGCGAGAGCCGCGATCCCGCTGCTCCCGAAGGACGCCCGTGCCGCTGTCCGGAGCGCCCTCGCCCTCTTCGCCGCCCTGACGCACCGCGTCGCACGCACGCCGGCTGCGGAGCTGTACCGCCGCCGGGTGCGCGTGCCGGACCCGATCAAGGCGCTGCTCGCTGCGCGCGCCGTCCTCGTCACGGCCCTGGAGCGGGACCGATGA
- the crtI gene encoding phytoene desaturase family protein yields MSRVVVIGAGVAGLATAGLLARDGHDVVVLEKNDRVGGRAGTIERDGFRFDSGPSWYLMPEVFDHYFAMMGTSTEEQLDLTLLDPGYRVFRSPESGDDPVTVPAGREAVSALFESMEPGSAAALETYLASAHDAGSMARRYFLYNPFTRTRTLAAPEVVRALPRLFSLLGTRLQAFAARRFRHPVLRQILGYPAVFLGTDPRTAPAMYHLMSALDLDQGVLYPQGGFWRVVERLAALAQDAGARIVTGAEVTGIRTQDADGATHVTGVGWTDRDGHQHVEDADIVVSGADLHHTETALLPPTLQSYPESWWARRTSGPGGVLVMLGVRGTLPELPHHSLFFTDDWDANFDAIFGRTPGVPTPASTYVCRPSATDAGVAPDGHENLFVLIPVPADVELGHGGSDGAGSPKVEKAADAAVDMIAAWSGIPDLRERIVVRETVGPADFRDDYHSWRGGMLGPAHILSQSAMFRAQNASRRVRGLYYAGATTAPGVGVPMCLISAEIVLKRIRGDHSPGPLPEPATRTPTPEKA; encoded by the coding sequence ATGAGCCGCGTCGTCGTCATCGGCGCGGGCGTGGCCGGTCTGGCCACGGCCGGGCTGCTCGCGCGCGACGGACATGACGTCGTGGTGCTGGAGAAGAACGACCGCGTCGGCGGACGGGCGGGCACCATCGAGCGCGATGGTTTCCGATTCGACTCCGGCCCGTCGTGGTACCTCATGCCCGAGGTCTTCGACCACTACTTCGCGATGATGGGGACCAGCACCGAGGAGCAGCTCGACCTGACGCTGCTGGATCCGGGGTACCGCGTCTTCCGCTCGCCCGAGTCCGGCGACGACCCCGTGACGGTGCCCGCCGGGCGGGAAGCCGTGTCCGCGCTGTTCGAGTCGATGGAACCGGGCTCCGCCGCGGCACTCGAGACCTATCTCGCCTCCGCCCACGATGCCGGCTCCATGGCGAGGCGGTACTTCCTCTACAATCCGTTCACCCGCACCAGGACGCTCGCCGCTCCCGAGGTGGTGCGCGCGCTGCCGCGACTGTTCTCGCTGCTCGGCACCCGCCTCCAGGCTTTCGCCGCCCGGCGCTTCCGGCACCCGGTGCTGCGGCAGATCCTCGGCTACCCCGCCGTCTTCCTGGGCACCGACCCGCGGACGGCGCCGGCGATGTACCACCTGATGAGCGCGCTCGACCTCGACCAGGGCGTGCTGTATCCGCAGGGCGGCTTCTGGCGTGTCGTCGAGCGGTTGGCGGCGCTGGCCCAGGATGCCGGCGCGCGGATCGTCACGGGTGCCGAGGTCACCGGGATCCGCACGCAGGACGCGGACGGTGCGACCCACGTGACCGGTGTCGGCTGGACGGATCGCGACGGCCATCAGCACGTCGAGGACGCGGACATCGTCGTCTCCGGCGCCGACCTCCACCACACCGAGACGGCGCTGCTGCCTCCCACGCTGCAGTCCTATCCGGAGTCCTGGTGGGCGCGGCGCACGAGCGGACCCGGCGGCGTGCTCGTGATGCTCGGCGTCCGCGGGACCCTGCCCGAGCTCCCCCATCACTCGCTGTTCTTCACCGACGACTGGGATGCGAACTTCGACGCGATCTTCGGTCGCACCCCCGGCGTCCCCACGCCGGCGTCCACCTACGTCTGTCGGCCCAGCGCGACGGACGCGGGGGTCGCGCCGGACGGGCACGAGAACCTCTTCGTCCTGATCCCGGTCCCGGCCGACGTCGAGCTCGGCCACGGCGGGAGCGACGGCGCCGGCTCGCCGAAGGTCGAGAAGGCCGCGGACGCCGCGGTCGACATGATCGCAGCGTGGTCGGGGATCCCCGACCTGCGCGAGCGGATCGTGGTCAGGGAGACGGTGGGTCCGGCCGACTTCCGCGACGACTACCACTCGTGGCGGGGCGGGATGCTCGGCCCCGCGCACATCCTCTCGCAGAGCGCCATGTTCCGCGCGCAGAACGCCTCCCGGCGCGTGCGGGGGCTGTACTACGCCGGAGCGACCACCGCGCCCGGCGTCGGCGTGCCGATGTGCCTCATCAGCGCCGAGATCGTGCTCAAGCGCATCCGAGGCGACCACTCGCCCGGCCCGTTGCCGGAGCCGGCCACCCGAACCCCCACACCCGAGAAGGCATGA